One window of Cellulomonas shaoxiangyii genomic DNA carries:
- a CDS encoding DoxX family protein, translated as MPDRRSARTSATRDPAAPGRDDPARTVGRVLLGAVLALAGTGHLTFARQDFQAQVPAWVPLDPDVTVVASGVVEVALGTALVVAPRRWRPLVGGVVAAFFVAVFPGNVSQYVTGTDAFGLDSDARRLARLPFQPLLVVWALWSTGAWRAFRGWRRARR; from the coding sequence GTGCCAGACCGCCGATCCGCGAGGACGAGCGCCACGCGCGACCCCGCCGCACCCGGCCGGGACGACCCGGCCCGGACCGTCGGACGCGTGCTGCTGGGCGCGGTGCTCGCGCTGGCGGGCACGGGCCACCTGACGTTCGCACGCCAGGACTTCCAGGCGCAGGTGCCCGCGTGGGTGCCCCTGGACCCGGACGTGACGGTCGTGGCGTCGGGCGTCGTCGAGGTGGCCCTCGGGACGGCGCTGGTCGTGGCGCCGCGGCGCTGGCGGCCGCTCGTCGGCGGGGTCGTCGCCGCCTTCTTCGTCGCGGTCTTCCCGGGCAACGTCTCCCAGTACGTCACCGGCACCGACGCCTTCGGGCTCGACTCGGACGCGCGGCGCCTCGCGCGGCTGCCGTTCCAGCCGCTGCTCGTGGTGTGGGCGCTGTGGTCGACCGGTGCGTGGCGCGCCTTCCGCGGGTGGCGGCGCGCGCGACGCTGA
- a CDS encoding SRPBCC family protein, with protein MTVTRTTTDPEALTLTLVADLAAPPERAWDLWADPRRLERWWGPPTWPATFDSHDLRPGGVAKYHMTGPAGEVARGHWRFVAVDAPHRLELDDAFADDDGEPTTTVPAMRMVVTLEPAGAGTTMTVTTQFAGADVMEQMLATGMAEGMAQAFGQIDAALAAA; from the coding sequence ATGACCGTCACCCGCACGACCACCGACCCCGAGGCGCTGACGCTCACCCTCGTCGCCGACCTCGCCGCCCCGCCCGAGCGCGCCTGGGACCTGTGGGCCGACCCGCGCCGGCTCGAGCGCTGGTGGGGACCGCCGACCTGGCCCGCCACGTTCGACAGCCACGACCTGCGTCCGGGCGGCGTGGCGAAGTACCACATGACCGGCCCGGCGGGGGAGGTCGCCCGTGGCCACTGGCGGTTCGTCGCGGTGGACGCACCGCACCGGCTCGAGCTCGACGACGCGTTCGCGGACGACGACGGCGAGCCGACGACCACGGTCCCCGCCATGCGGATGGTCGTCACGCTGGAGCCCGCCGGGGCCGGCACGACGATGACCGTGACGACGCAGTTCGCCGGCGCGGACGTGATGGAGCAGATGCTCGCCACCGGCATGGCCGAGGGGATGGCGCAGGCGTTCGGGCAGATCGACGCGGCGCTCGCCGCGGCCTGA
- a CDS encoding ArsR/SmtB family transcription factor — protein sequence MVVDELPCEDEQTDLLFHALADATRRDIVRRVLVQEASVSALAAHYAMSFAAVQKHVAVLERAHLVVKQRRGREQIVHGHVDALRRAARLLAALEELWRGRADRMAAVLAELDPDGGTPPDAPAPPAAPDGVPA from the coding sequence ATGGTTGTAGATGAGTTACCGTGCGAGGACGAGCAGACCGACCTGCTCTTCCACGCCCTCGCGGACGCGACCCGGCGCGACATCGTGCGCCGCGTGCTCGTGCAGGAGGCGTCGGTCTCGGCGCTCGCGGCCCACTACGCCATGAGCTTCGCGGCGGTCCAGAAGCACGTGGCCGTCCTGGAGCGCGCGCACCTCGTCGTGAAGCAGCGGCGCGGGCGCGAGCAGATCGTCCACGGGCACGTGGACGCCCTGCGCCGGGCGGCGCGCCTGCTGGCGGCCCTCGAGGAGCTCTGGCGCGGACGGGCCGACCGCATGGCGGCCGTCCTCGCCGAGCTCGACCCGGACGGTGGGACACCGCCCGACGCTCCCGCACCTCCCGCCGCACCGGACGGAGTCCCCGCATGA
- the dinB gene encoding DNA polymerase IV, translated as MPEPRAAILHADLDAFYASVEQRDDPRLRGRPVAVGGGVVLAASYEAKRRGVRTAMGGRAARIACPDLIVVPPRFEAYVEASRAVFEVFHDTTPAVQGVSIDEAFLDVGGLHRLDATPPVDVAARLRDRVRDEVGLPITVGVARTPFLAKVASRVAKPDGLLLVPPDGEDAFLHPLPVELLWGVGDVTAGRLRAYGLHTAGDVAALPEPVLVGVLGPAAGRHLHAVVHGRTPERVVTDRRRSSIGAQRALGHGPHSPTFVRSALLGLVDRVARRMRGAHRTARTVVLRLRFDDYTRATRSHSFAHATDSGEQLAAAATALLDDAAGLVRERGLTLVGVALTNLGSDAAVQDTLPLEHADRSALDTAADAVAQRFGSGAVVRASLLRSGDGVAVPLLPD; from the coding sequence GTGCCCGAGCCGCGCGCCGCGATCCTCCACGCCGACCTCGACGCGTTCTACGCGTCGGTCGAGCAGCGTGACGACCCGCGCCTGCGCGGGCGCCCCGTCGCGGTCGGCGGCGGGGTCGTGCTCGCCGCGTCGTACGAGGCGAAGCGGCGCGGGGTGCGCACGGCCATGGGCGGGCGGGCCGCGCGCATCGCGTGCCCCGACCTGATCGTGGTGCCGCCCCGGTTCGAGGCCTACGTCGAGGCCAGCCGCGCGGTCTTCGAGGTGTTCCACGACACGACCCCGGCCGTGCAGGGCGTGTCGATCGACGAGGCGTTCCTCGACGTCGGAGGCCTGCACCGCCTCGACGCGACACCGCCCGTGGACGTCGCCGCGCGGCTGCGCGACCGCGTGCGGGACGAGGTCGGCCTGCCGATCACCGTGGGGGTCGCCCGCACGCCGTTCCTGGCGAAGGTGGCCAGCCGCGTCGCCAAGCCGGACGGCCTGCTGCTCGTGCCGCCCGACGGGGAGGACGCGTTCCTGCACCCCCTGCCGGTCGAGCTGCTGTGGGGCGTCGGCGACGTCACCGCGGGCCGGCTGCGCGCCTACGGGCTGCACACGGCCGGTGACGTGGCCGCGCTGCCGGAACCGGTCCTCGTCGGCGTGCTGGGGCCGGCGGCCGGGCGCCACCTGCACGCGGTCGTGCACGGGCGCACGCCCGAGCGGGTGGTCACCGACCGGCGGCGGTCCTCGATCGGCGCGCAGCGCGCGCTCGGCCACGGTCCGCACTCCCCCACGTTCGTGCGCTCCGCGCTGCTGGGTCTCGTCGACCGGGTCGCGCGGCGCATGCGCGGCGCGCACCGGACGGCGCGCACGGTCGTGCTGCGGCTGCGCTTCGACGACTACACGCGGGCGACGCGCTCGCACTCCTTCGCGCACGCCACCGACTCGGGCGAGCAGCTCGCCGCGGCCGCGACGGCGCTGCTCGACGACGCGGCCGGGCTCGTGCGCGAGCGCGGGCTCACGCTGGTCGGGGTCGCGCTGACGAACCTCGGCTCGGACGCGGCCGTGCAGGACACGCTGCCCCTCGAGCACGCCGACCGCTCCGCCCTCGACACCGCGGCCGACGCGGTCGCGCAGCGGTTCGGCAGCGGTGCGGTGGTGCGGGCGAGCCTGCTGCGGTCGGGCGACGGGGTCGCGGTGCCCCTGCTCCCCGACTGA
- a CDS encoding GNAT family N-acetyltransferase — translation MTPDVRPAVGRFDDLAAVVGTRRPDAGGCWCMSYRDSRVPNLERPAAVRALCAAEPGPGVLAYVDDEVAGWCSVAPRSTYRRLMRSRTIPFLDERDAWSVVCFVVRPPYRRRGLMHVLLAGAVEHARAHGAQVVEGYPAETGGTRLDVVSGYVGTVELFEAAGFHRAAPTAAHSGHRERWLMRRELGVPAGTTDGGT, via the coding sequence ATGACCCCGGACGTCCGCCCGGCCGTCGGCCGGTTCGACGACCTCGCCGCCGTCGTCGGCACGCGCCGGCCCGACGCGGGCGGGTGCTGGTGCATGTCCTACCGGGACTCCCGCGTGCCGAACCTCGAGCGGCCCGCGGCCGTGCGGGCGCTGTGCGCCGCCGAGCCCGGACCGGGTGTGCTCGCGTACGTCGACGACGAGGTCGCGGGGTGGTGCTCGGTCGCGCCGCGCAGCACCTACCGCCGGCTCATGCGCTCACGCACCATCCCGTTCCTCGACGAGCGCGACGCGTGGAGCGTGGTGTGCTTCGTCGTGCGGCCGCCGTACCGGCGGCGGGGACTCATGCACGTGCTGCTCGCCGGCGCGGTGGAGCACGCGCGGGCGCACGGCGCGCAGGTGGTCGAGGGGTATCCGGCCGAGACCGGGGGCACGCGCCTCGACGTCGTCTCGGGCTACGTGGGCACCGTCGAGCTGTTCGAGGCGGCCGGGTTCCACCGCGCCGCACCCACGGCTGCGCACAGCGGGCACCGCGAGCGGTGGCTCATGCGCCGCGAGCTCGGCGTGCCCGCGGGCACCACCGACGGCGGGACCTGA
- a CDS encoding sensor histidine kinase, producing MTDRAPLTTGHALPPGGRVAADRAPSASPLPRALTRRLWPDGTVLERQLPFAVLSAAAAVTLGLPGIDVTAVAPVVVAGGLTLASLVLALVVPWRRLRPSAQDVLPLLQIAAVAALRMGTGGLGSPYAALVYLPVITLSARPGRARILVATLATAATVAASSWLDPTVDQDVVVLRSFLVAASALAISVFVHETTERQRAYSARLEGLQVAQTELLERTRESAVALQRVASTRRAARDQLISVIDSATEQAIIATDREGRVEVFNPGAERLLGYAQGEVVGRMHLTDFHVRAEIDERRPRHRGSPPRGGSDALAEQRELVEALVAPARAGSADVRDWTYVRGDRTTVIVRLAVTRRVEPDGSVSGYVVVATDVTAEREAALLKDQFLGLVSHELRTPLTSVLGYLELLLDGTEPLSDEQREYLQVVERNARRQLRLVSDLLLSAQVDAGTFAITPQPTDLGAVARASLASAAPAAEQAGVTLVPAVQDAPLVADPVRLGQAVDNLVSNAVKFTPPGGSVRVEVAPLPDGGALLAVSDTGIGIPADELGDLTARFFRASNAARRAIPGVGLGLSITKAVIDAHGGELDVQSTVGEGTTFVVSLPAVPPGDR from the coding sequence GTGACGGACCGCGCCCCGCTGACCACGGGTCACGCGCTCCCGCCGGGCGGCAGGGTCGCAGCGGACCGCGCGCCGTCGGCCTCGCCCCTCCCGCGCGCGCTCACCCGACGGCTCTGGCCGGACGGCACCGTCCTCGAACGGCAGCTGCCGTTCGCCGTGCTGTCCGCCGCGGCGGCCGTGACGCTCGGGCTGCCCGGCATCGACGTCACCGCCGTGGCGCCCGTCGTCGTCGCGGGCGGGCTGACCTTGGCGTCCCTCGTGCTCGCGCTCGTCGTGCCGTGGCGGCGCCTGCGGCCCAGCGCCCAGGACGTGCTGCCGCTGCTGCAGATCGCCGCCGTCGCGGCGCTGCGCATGGGCACGGGCGGGCTCGGCTCGCCGTACGCCGCCCTCGTCTACCTGCCGGTCATCACCCTCAGCGCGCGCCCCGGCCGGGCCCGCATCCTGGTGGCCACGCTCGCGACCGCCGCCACCGTGGCGGCCTCGTCGTGGCTGGACCCGACCGTCGACCAGGACGTCGTCGTGCTGCGCAGCTTCCTCGTCGCCGCGAGCGCGCTCGCCATCAGCGTGTTCGTGCACGAGACGACCGAGCGGCAGCGTGCGTACAGCGCCCGCCTCGAGGGGCTGCAGGTCGCGCAGACCGAGCTGCTGGAGCGCACGCGCGAGTCGGCGGTGGCGCTGCAGCGGGTGGCGAGCACGCGGCGCGCCGCACGTGACCAGCTGATCTCCGTCATCGACTCGGCCACCGAGCAGGCGATCATCGCGACGGACCGGGAGGGGCGCGTCGAGGTCTTCAACCCCGGTGCGGAGCGCCTGCTCGGGTACGCGCAGGGCGAGGTCGTCGGCCGCATGCACCTCACCGACTTCCACGTGCGGGCCGAGATCGACGAGCGGCGTCCGCGCCACCGCGGCTCGCCGCCGCGCGGCGGCAGCGACGCGCTGGCCGAGCAGCGCGAGCTGGTCGAGGCGCTCGTGGCGCCCGCCCGCGCCGGCAGCGCCGACGTGCGCGACTGGACGTACGTGCGCGGCGACCGCACCACCGTCATCGTCCGCCTCGCGGTGACGCGCCGGGTGGAGCCCGACGGGTCGGTGAGCGGGTACGTGGTCGTGGCGACCGACGTCACGGCCGAGCGCGAGGCCGCGCTGCTCAAGGACCAGTTCCTCGGCCTGGTCAGCCACGAGCTGCGCACGCCGCTCACGTCGGTGCTGGGCTACCTCGAGCTGCTCCTCGACGGCACGGAGCCCCTCAGCGACGAGCAGCGCGAGTACCTCCAGGTGGTCGAGCGCAACGCCCGGCGCCAGCTGCGGCTCGTCAGCGACCTCCTGCTGTCCGCGCAGGTCGACGCGGGGACGTTCGCCATCACGCCCCAGCCGACCGACCTCGGTGCGGTGGCGCGCGCGTCGCTCGCCTCCGCCGCACCGGCCGCCGAGCAGGCCGGCGTGACGCTCGTCCCGGCCGTGCAGGACGCCCCGCTCGTGGCCGACCCCGTGCGGCTCGGGCAGGCCGTCGACAACCTCGTGTCCAACGCCGTGAAGTTCACGCCCCCGGGTGGCTCGGTGCGGGTCGAGGTGGCGCCGCTGCCGGACGGCGGTGCCCTCCTGGCCGTCTCCGACACCGGCATCGGCATCCCGGCGGACGAGCTCGGCGACCTCACCGCGCGGTTCTTCCGCGCGTCGAACGCCGCGCGTCGCGCGATCCCGGGCGTCGGGCTGGGCCTGTCGATCACCAAGGCGGTGATCGACGCCCACGGCGGGGAGCTGGACGTGCAGAGCACGGTCGGCGAGGGCACGACGTTCGTCGTGTCGCTGCCGGCGGTGCCGCCCGGCGACCGCTGA
- a CDS encoding glycosyltransferase, with amino-acid sequence MTGDLLHDALVVLLVACVMAGVFPAIGGLYQYALLPVHAWRNHLGEAAPYLPNVAVLIPAWNEGAVLHASIERLMRLQYPPERLRVYVIDDASTDDTPDVVRAEAERYPGRVIHLRRAQGGQGKAHTLNHGIREVLADDWMQALLITDADVIFRPDALRRMTRHLADPTIGAVTAYIREGSRRPGGVARYIGYEYVTAQACARRAQNVIGALACLAGGAQLHTRTNLEALGGRIDTTTLAEDTVTTFLTQLDGRRVVFDGSAVVLAEEPDSVRALWKQRARWGRGNVQVTKRFRKVWFRPSRTHRLGSFGFGLVWFSTYVLPFTLILSSVGLVGLHLVEPALAGRLFGNLWWVGIAAYVYLTVTALLVDLETARRSWLEGLTFPGLGALVLIVAAGFPQFWEVVVPGWFGLRLSPDGREAWLLLLYSWPAVSMVMARVVRALEGRRAVGWLSRPLLYVVGYGPLLCAITLDAYVQEWRGAAMVWEKTVKTGKVAA; translated from the coding sequence ATGACCGGCGACCTGCTCCACGACGCGCTCGTCGTCCTGCTCGTCGCGTGCGTCATGGCCGGGGTCTTCCCGGCGATCGGTGGCCTCTACCAGTACGCGCTGCTGCCCGTGCACGCGTGGCGCAACCACCTGGGCGAGGCCGCGCCGTACCTGCCGAACGTGGCCGTCCTCATCCCCGCCTGGAACGAGGGCGCGGTCCTGCACGCGTCGATCGAGCGGCTGATGCGGCTGCAGTACCCGCCCGAGCGGCTGCGCGTGTACGTCATCGACGACGCCAGCACCGACGACACGCCCGACGTGGTGCGCGCCGAGGCCGAGCGCTACCCGGGCCGCGTCATCCACCTGCGCCGCGCGCAGGGCGGCCAGGGCAAGGCGCACACGCTCAACCACGGCATCCGGGAGGTGCTCGCCGACGACTGGATGCAGGCGCTGCTCATCACGGACGCCGACGTCATCTTCCGGCCCGACGCGCTGCGCCGCATGACCCGCCACCTCGCCGACCCGACCATCGGTGCGGTGACCGCCTACATCCGGGAGGGCAGCCGGCGCCCCGGCGGCGTGGCGCGGTACATCGGGTACGAGTACGTGACCGCCCAGGCGTGCGCGCGCCGCGCGCAGAACGTCATCGGCGCGCTCGCGTGCCTCGCGGGCGGCGCACAGCTGCACACGCGCACGAACCTCGAGGCGCTCGGCGGGCGGATCGACACCACCACGCTCGCCGAGGACACCGTGACGACGTTCCTCACGCAGCTCGACGGGCGGCGCGTCGTGTTCGACGGCTCCGCGGTCGTGCTCGCCGAGGAGCCCGACTCCGTCCGGGCGCTGTGGAAGCAGCGCGCCCGCTGGGGACGCGGGAACGTGCAGGTCACCAAGCGGTTCCGCAAGGTGTGGTTCCGTCCGTCGCGCACGCACCGCCTCGGGTCGTTCGGCTTCGGGCTCGTGTGGTTCTCGACGTACGTGCTGCCGTTCACGCTGATCCTGTCGTCGGTCGGGCTGGTCGGCCTGCACCTCGTGGAACCGGCCCTGGCCGGGCGCCTGTTCGGCAACCTGTGGTGGGTCGGCATCGCCGCGTACGTGTACCTCACGGTCACGGCGCTGCTCGTCGACCTCGAGACCGCGCGGCGGTCGTGGCTGGAGGGGCTCACGTTCCCCGGCCTCGGTGCGCTCGTCCTCATCGTCGCGGCGGGGTTCCCGCAGTTCTGGGAGGTCGTGGTGCCCGGCTGGTTCGGGCTGCGCCTCAGCCCGGACGGGCGGGAGGCGTGGCTCCTGCTGCTGTACTCCTGGCCCGCGGTCTCGATGGTCATGGCACGGGTCGTGCGCGCCCTCGAGGGTCGGCGCGCGGTGGGGTGGCTGTCCCGCCCGCTGCTGTACGTCGTCGGCTACGGGCCCCTGCTGTGCGCCATCACGCTCGACGCCTACGTCCAGGAGTGGCGGGGCGCCGCGATGGTGTGGGAGAAGACCGTCAAGACGGGGAAGGTGGCGGCGTGA
- a CDS encoding PHP domain-containing protein → MRAAAGPVAVPALDEDHHVHSTFSDDAVSTPAENLAAARRAGLRRVRMVDHVRVTSTHVPDMLAAVRSLPPVDGLEVLTGVEAKVLDVAGRVDAPASVLAALGTPDGPDRVLLADHQLPGPDGPWSPRTVRERLHAGALRPGDVVEMLVTATARAVERTGRAQLAHPFSVLPKVGLTEDDVPDDLLDALAAVLVATGTPAEVNEKWACPGPRVRARWERAGVLLVASTDAHVAGDVGVYRTLAPAPLGGGAA, encoded by the coding sequence GTGAGAGCCGCCGCCGGTCCCGTCGCCGTGCCCGCGCTCGACGAGGACCACCACGTCCACTCGACGTTCTCCGACGACGCGGTCTCCACGCCCGCGGAGAACCTCGCCGCCGCGCGGCGCGCCGGGCTGCGGCGGGTGCGCATGGTCGACCACGTGCGGGTGACGTCGACCCACGTGCCGGACATGCTCGCGGCCGTCCGCTCGCTGCCGCCGGTCGACGGGCTCGAGGTGCTCACCGGCGTCGAGGCGAAGGTGCTCGACGTCGCGGGACGCGTCGACGCCCCCGCCTCCGTCCTCGCCGCGCTCGGCACGCCCGACGGCCCCGACCGCGTCCTGCTCGCCGACCACCAGCTCCCCGGTCCGGATGGGCCGTGGAGCCCGCGCACGGTCCGCGAGCGGCTCCACGCCGGCGCGCTGCGCCCCGGGGACGTCGTCGAGATGCTCGTCACGGCGACCGCGCGCGCCGTGGAGCGCACCGGGCGCGCCCAGCTCGCGCACCCCTTCTCCGTGCTCCCCAAGGTGGGGCTCACCGAGGACGACGTGCCCGACGACCTGCTCGACGCGCTCGCGGCCGTCCTCGTCGCCACCGGCACCCCCGCCGAGGTGAACGAGAAGTGGGCGTGCCCCGGCCCGCGCGTGCGGGCGCGGTGGGAACGGGCCGGCGTCCTGCTCGTCGCGTCCACCGACGCGCACGTCGCCGGCGACGTGGGCGTCTACCGCACGCTCGCACCGGCACCGCTCGGCGGGGGCGCCGCATGA
- a CDS encoding ATP-grasp domain-containing protein: MTRVLVTGAGGPAGVAVIRSLLRRGDVDVVAADMDRWASGLYLVQAGNRRLVPAGRADDFVDVVRALCRDEGVDVLFPTVDVELPRLAAVRDELAAAGTLLASPSLATIETCLDKLALAAACRGTVRVPRTELLGTPQALGGWQFPVIVKPRRGAGSRGVRTVRSATELDAVHAEEDLLVQELLPGDEYSVDVLAAPDGHVVAAVPRARMRVDSGVAVAGVTLHDDELVETASAVARAVGLTSVANVQLKRDADGAPALLEVNPRFPGAMPLTIASGVDMPSLVLDAVLGRPVPDRVAHRAIANVRYLEDVFLPVEDVLGRR, encoded by the coding sequence ATGACTCGGGTGCTGGTCACGGGAGCCGGCGGACCGGCGGGCGTCGCGGTCATCCGCTCCCTGCTGCGCCGTGGCGACGTCGACGTCGTCGCGGCGGACATGGACCGCTGGGCCAGCGGGCTCTACCTCGTGCAGGCCGGGAACCGGCGCCTCGTCCCGGCCGGCCGCGCCGACGACTTCGTCGACGTCGTGCGGGCCCTGTGCCGCGACGAGGGTGTCGACGTGCTGTTCCCGACCGTCGACGTGGAGCTCCCGCGGCTCGCCGCCGTGCGGGACGAGCTCGCCGCGGCGGGCACGCTGCTGGCGTCGCCGTCGCTCGCGACGATCGAGACGTGCCTCGACAAGCTCGCCCTGGCGGCCGCGTGCCGGGGGACGGTGCGCGTGCCGCGGACCGAGCTGCTCGGCACACCGCAGGCGCTGGGCGGGTGGCAGTTCCCCGTCATCGTCAAGCCCCGCCGCGGCGCGGGCTCGCGCGGGGTCCGCACGGTCCGCTCGGCCACCGAGCTCGACGCCGTGCACGCCGAGGAGGACCTCCTCGTGCAGGAGCTCCTGCCGGGCGACGAGTACTCGGTCGACGTGCTCGCGGCGCCCGACGGCCACGTCGTCGCGGCCGTCCCGCGGGCCCGGATGCGGGTCGACTCGGGCGTGGCCGTCGCCGGCGTCACGCTGCACGACGACGAGCTCGTGGAGACCGCGTCGGCCGTCGCCCGCGCCGTCGGGCTGACCTCGGTCGCGAACGTGCAGCTCAAGCGCGACGCGGACGGTGCGCCCGCGCTGCTCGAGGTCAACCCGCGGTTCCCCGGCGCCATGCCGCTCACGATCGCGTCCGGCGTCGACATGCCGTCGCTCGTGCTCGACGCCGTCCTCGGGCGGCCCGTCCCGGACCGGGTGGCGCACCGCGCGATCGCGAACGTCCGTTACCTCGAGGACGTGTTCCTGCCCGTCGAGGACGTCCTGGGGCGGCGGTGA
- a CDS encoding response regulator, whose amino-acid sequence MAGEQYEVLVVEDDVDTAQYVRTVLSRRGGMSVTVVHDPVSALAEVAQRTFDAVVTDIQMPGMSGLELLVELRSRAPGVPVAVMTAFASVDYAVEALRRDADEFLVKPLAAAVLLERVTALAAEGRRRATVSSGAVVLAVGAHPDDVEIGIGATLASHRAAGDTVVVLTMSGGAVGGDADARRREALAASAVIGARLFLHDFPDTRMAQADGLIEVVERTVADVAPTICYTHSRNDRHQDHRAVHEAVAVATRQVPSLACFQSPSGTIDYRPDRFVPVDGFLDAKLEMLAAFASQAHRDYMAPDVVRATARYWSRFGAGAYAEPLETVRAATAVGGTGRAAAPAARAQQHDDGVVA is encoded by the coding sequence GTGGCGGGGGAGCAGTACGAGGTGCTCGTCGTCGAGGACGACGTCGACACCGCGCAGTACGTGCGCACGGTGCTGAGCCGGCGCGGCGGCATGTCCGTGACCGTCGTGCACGACCCGGTGTCCGCGTTGGCCGAGGTCGCGCAGCGCACGTTCGACGCGGTCGTGACCGACATCCAGATGCCGGGCATGAGCGGCCTGGAGCTGCTCGTCGAGCTCCGGTCCCGCGCGCCGGGCGTGCCGGTCGCGGTCATGACGGCCTTCGCGAGCGTCGACTACGCGGTCGAGGCGCTGCGGCGCGACGCCGACGAGTTCCTCGTCAAGCCCCTCGCCGCGGCCGTGCTCCTCGAGCGGGTGACCGCCCTGGCCGCCGAGGGCCGCCGCCGCGCGACCGTGTCCTCCGGCGCCGTCGTGCTCGCCGTCGGTGCGCACCCCGACGACGTCGAGATCGGCATCGGTGCGACGCTCGCGTCGCACCGCGCGGCCGGCGACACGGTGGTCGTCCTGACCATGTCCGGCGGCGCGGTCGGCGGGGACGCGGACGCGCGACGTCGCGAGGCGCTGGCCGCCTCCGCCGTCATCGGCGCGCGGCTGTTCCTGCACGACTTCCCGGACACGCGCATGGCGCAGGCCGACGGGCTCATCGAGGTCGTCGAGCGGACCGTCGCCGACGTGGCACCCACGATCTGCTACACGCACTCCCGCAACGACCGGCACCAGGACCACCGGGCCGTGCACGAGGCCGTCGCGGTCGCGACGCGGCAGGTGCCGTCGCTGGCCTGCTTCCAGAGCCCGTCCGGGACGATCGACTACCGCCCGGACCGGTTCGTGCCCGTCGACGGGTTCCTCGACGCCAAGCTCGAGATGCTCGCCGCGTTCGCGTCGCAGGCGCACCGCGACTACATGGCCCCCGACGTCGTGCGGGCCACGGCTCGGTACTGGTCGCGGTTCGGCGCGGGTGCGTACGCCGAGCCGCTGGAGACGGTGCGCGCCGCGACCGCGGTCGGCGGCACGGGCCGCGCGGCGGCACCCGCCGCACGCGCACAGCAGCACGACGACGGGGTGGTGGCATGA
- a CDS encoding dicarboxylate/amino acid:cation symporter, which produces MPSFTVQVLLGLGLGVLLGWIALRMGPVNAEGDANWLTTTLSEIGSAFVTLLRAIVPPLVFLAIVASIANLRQVTNAARLAGQTLLWFAITAAISVAVGITLGLVFRPGARTTLSTDEAVEPGTTGSWLDFLNGLIPGNFLGLGGETSVEAGADGALSADTSIDFNVLQIVVIALVVGIAALRTGTAAEPFLAFSRSALAVVQKVLWWVIRLAPLGTLGLIGRAVATYGWDLLGPLATFAVAVYTGLVVVLLVVYPVLLRANGLRVGAFFRGAWPAIQLAFVSRSSIGTLPVTQRVTERNLGVPGSYAAFAVPLGATTKMDGCASIYPAISAITVAQLFGVDLSVLDYLLIAFVSVVGSAATAGLTGAVVMLTLTLSTLGLPLAGVGLLLAIDPILDMGRTAVNVAGQALVPAIVAKREGILDVARYESGSAEDLFRDEVAEARDERATTDVTDATVPAREESAGLRP; this is translated from the coding sequence ATGCCGTCCTTCACCGTCCAGGTGCTCCTCGGTCTCGGCCTCGGCGTCCTGCTCGGCTGGATCGCCCTGCGCATGGGCCCCGTCAACGCCGAGGGCGACGCCAACTGGCTGACCACCACGCTGAGCGAGATCGGCTCCGCGTTCGTCACGCTCCTGCGCGCGATCGTCCCGCCGCTCGTGTTCCTGGCGATCGTGGCGTCCATCGCGAACCTGCGGCAGGTGACGAACGCGGCGCGCCTCGCCGGCCAGACCCTGCTGTGGTTCGCGATCACCGCGGCGATCTCGGTGGCCGTCGGCATCACGCTCGGCCTGGTCTTCCGGCCCGGTGCCCGCACGACGCTGAGCACCGACGAGGCCGTCGAGCCCGGCACCACCGGCAGCTGGCTCGACTTCCTCAACGGCCTGATCCCGGGCAACTTCCTGGGCCTCGGCGGCGAGACGAGCGTCGAGGCGGGGGCCGACGGCGCGCTGAGCGCCGACACGTCGATCGACTTCAACGTGCTCCAGATCGTCGTGATCGCGCTGGTCGTGGGCATCGCCGCGCTGCGCACCGGCACGGCGGCCGAGCCGTTCCTCGCGTTCAGCCGCTCGGCGCTCGCGGTCGTGCAGAAGGTGCTGTGGTGGGTCATCCGCCTGGCGCCGCTCGGGACGCTGGGCCTCATCGGGCGCGCCGTCGCCACCTACGGCTGGGACCTGCTCGGGCCGCTCGCGACGTTCGCCGTCGCGGTCTACACGGGCCTCGTGGTCGTCCTCCTCGTCGTCTACCCGGTGCTGCTGCGCGCCAACGGCCTGCGGGTCGGCGCGTTCTTCCGCGGCGCCTGGCCGGCGATCCAGCTCGCGTTCGTGTCGCGCTCGTCGATCGGGACGCTGCCCGTGACGCAGCGCGTCACGGAGCGGAACCTCGGGGTCCCCGGCTCGTACGCGGCGTTCGCCGTGCCGCTGGGCGCCACGACCAAGATGGACGGCTGCGCCTCGATCTACCCCGCGATCTCCGCCATCACGGTCGCGCAGCTGTTCGGCGTCGACCTGTCCGTCCTGGATTACCTGCTCATCGCGTTCGTGTCGGTGGTCGGCTCCGCCGCGACGGCGGGGCTCACCGGGGCCGTCGTGATGCTGACCCTGACGCTGTCGACGCTGGGCCTGCCGCTGGCCGGCGTCGGCCTGCTGCTGGCGATCGACCCGATCCTCGACATGGGCCGGACGGCGGTGAACGTCGCCGGACAGGCGCTGGTGCCGGCGATCGTCGCCAAGCGGGAGGGGATCCTCGACGTGGCGAGGTACGAGTCGGGGTCGGCGGAGGACCTGTTCCGCGACGAGGTCGCCGAGGCACGCGACGAGCGGGCCACGACCGACGTCACCGACGCGACCGTCCCGGCGCGGGAGGAGTCAGCGGGCCTGCGCCCCTGA